A region from the Bacteroidota bacterium genome encodes:
- a CDS encoding oxidoreductase, which produces MKALLFGSTGLVGQAVALEMTTHRGFSHIFAPVRHNPVAPVPSVDYRISTFDETTFGPVQFDCGFCCLGTTIRKAGSREAFRAVDFDLVVRMAKAARESGVKSFAVISSIGADKNSRVFYNQVKGEMESALIDLEFPSLIILRPSLLSGDRNEFRLGEMMAMPVMNLLPDKWRTVPASTVARAMVKSVLQVSEKVTILESADIQKFKVRK; this is translated from the coding sequence ATGAAAGCCTTGTTGTTTGGCAGTACCGGCCTGGTTGGTCAGGCTGTTGCACTTGAAATGACTACTCACCGGGGATTTTCTCACATTTTCGCACCCGTCCGACATAATCCGGTTGCCCCGGTTCCGTCGGTTGATTACCGCATCAGCACATTTGATGAGACCACCTTCGGACCTGTCCAGTTTGATTGCGGTTTTTGCTGTTTGGGTACCACAATCAGAAAGGCCGGTTCCCGTGAAGCGTTCCGGGCCGTGGATTTTGATCTGGTTGTCCGGATGGCCAAGGCTGCACGCGAATCTGGTGTGAAAAGTTTTGCAGTCATCAGTTCCATTGGTGCAGACAAAAACTCCCGGGTGTTTTACAATCAGGTAAAAGGTGAGATGGAATCCGCACTGATTGACCTTGAATTTCCTTCCCTGATCATTCTGCGACCATCTCTGCTCTCGGGTGACCGGAACGAATTCCGTCTCGGTGAGATGATGGCTATGCCTGTTATGAATCTCCTTCCAGATAAATGGCGAACCGTCCCTGCCTCCACAGTCGCCCGTGCAATGGTCAAATCGGTACTGCAGGTTTCTGAAAAAGTAACCATCCTGGAATCAGCAGATATTCAAAAATTTAAAGTCAGAAAGTAA
- the uvrA gene encoding excinuclease ABC subunit UvrA, translating into MKTTAKKPTSPQTRKSSILIRGARVHNLKNVSLELPRNRFIVITGVSGSGKSSLAFDTIYAEGHRRYVESLSAYARQFLSRMEKPDVDFIQGISPAMAIQQKTNTRNPRSTVGTTTEIYDYLRLLFARIGHTFCSSCGREVSRHSARDVQQLVAGLKAGTPIRIVFPLHGHKGKTLDAELAVLKDRGFTRLLVKEEVVDLEEQPKVRAKKEDVYVLVDRLKASPGILADNRLSDSAETAFREGMGRCSVLTGNGDWHHFSDAFDCAHCRIMYPVPEPQLFSFNNPFGACPTCQGFGNTMGIDMDLVIPDTTRTLSDGAIHPFSTPVHAHYQTLMLSFCRSEQIPVNVPWFMLEESHRQKIRKGGKGFLGIDGFFEELKEKTYKIHYRVMLARYRGYTTCPTCNGSRIRPDALNIRVDGKTIDDICRFTIRDGNRWIHDLVLPDHEQEIAKTILFELRKRLRYLNDVGLHYLTLNRLSNTLSGGESQRINLATSLGSSLVGSLYVLDEPSIGLHQRDSERLIRILRALQSLGNTVLVVEHDPDIILAADYVVDMGPQAGELGGEVVFSGPLSDLMVAQGTLTGDYLSGKKSIPLPANRRPASAEKLVVKGAMHHNLKRLTVEIPLHNFVCVTGVSGSGKSTLVHSVIYAALKKERGGYNEKVGRFQTMTGSELIRHVEMVDQSPIGKTPRSNPVTYLKIYDDIRQLFAGLPQSELRNYTPGTFSFNVPGGRCEACQGDGVVTIEMQFLADIQLVCEACGGSRFKKEVLEVKLGGKSISDILKLTVSEAIRFFGKYRKIKNRLQVLDDVGLGYLRLGQSATTLSGGEAQRLKLASHLADEKQEYTLFFFDEPTTGLHFDDIRKLIDCFQRLIDRGHGLVVIEHNLEVIKCADWIIDLGPEGGDEGGNLVIAGTPETVATHPESHTGRFLGKYLNREPRFL; encoded by the coding sequence ATGAAAACAACGGCAAAAAAACCGACGTCCCCTCAGACCAGGAAATCTTCCATTTTAATCCGTGGTGCCCGGGTCCATAACTTAAAAAATGTAAGCCTTGAGTTACCACGTAACCGGTTTATTGTGATCACAGGGGTTTCCGGTTCCGGAAAGTCCTCCCTGGCCTTTGATACCATTTATGCAGAAGGGCACCGACGCTATGTGGAAAGCCTGAGTGCCTATGCAAGACAATTTTTGTCCCGGATGGAAAAACCCGATGTGGATTTCATCCAGGGTATTTCGCCCGCCATGGCCATTCAGCAGAAAACCAACACCAGGAACCCACGCTCCACGGTAGGGACAACCACCGAGATTTATGACTATCTGCGACTGCTGTTTGCCCGCATCGGACATACGTTCTGCTCATCCTGCGGCAGGGAAGTCAGCCGCCATTCCGCACGGGATGTGCAACAACTGGTCGCCGGACTGAAGGCAGGAACTCCCATCCGGATTGTATTTCCGCTTCATGGTCATAAGGGTAAGACTCTGGATGCAGAACTGGCTGTTCTGAAGGACCGTGGCTTTACCCGGTTGCTGGTGAAGGAAGAAGTGGTCGACCTGGAGGAACAGCCGAAGGTCAGAGCTAAGAAAGAAGATGTTTACGTGCTGGTGGACCGGTTGAAAGCCTCGCCCGGGATTCTGGCCGATAACCGTCTTTCCGATTCAGCCGAAACAGCCTTCCGGGAAGGGATGGGAAGATGTTCCGTCCTGACGGGAAACGGTGACTGGCACCATTTTTCCGATGCCTTCGATTGTGCTCATTGCAGGATCATGTATCCTGTTCCTGAACCTCAGTTGTTCAGTTTTAATAACCCTTTTGGTGCCTGTCCCACCTGTCAGGGATTCGGAAACACCATGGGAATTGACATGGATCTGGTGATTCCCGATACCACCCGGACACTGTCCGACGGAGCGATTCATCCATTTTCAACACCGGTTCATGCTCACTATCAGACTCTGATGTTGTCCTTTTGCCGGTCCGAACAGATTCCGGTGAATGTGCCGTGGTTCATGCTGGAAGAAAGTCACCGGCAAAAAATCAGAAAAGGCGGTAAAGGTTTTCTTGGTATTGATGGTTTCTTTGAGGAACTGAAGGAAAAGACCTATAAAATTCACTATCGCGTTATGCTTGCACGGTACCGGGGATACACAACCTGTCCCACGTGCAACGGCAGCCGGATCCGCCCCGATGCATTGAATATCCGTGTGGATGGAAAAACGATTGATGACATCTGCCGATTTACCATCCGCGATGGCAACCGCTGGATTCATGACCTGGTGCTTCCGGACCATGAACAGGAAATTGCCAAAACCATCCTGTTCGAATTGCGAAAACGGCTCAGGTATCTGAATGATGTCGGACTTCATTATCTCACTTTGAACCGACTGAGCAATACCCTTTCCGGCGGGGAAAGTCAGCGGATCAATCTGGCAACCAGTCTGGGCAGCTCATTGGTGGGGTCCTTATATGTGCTCGATGAGCCCTCCATCGGCCTGCATCAGAGAGACAGTGAACGTCTGATCAGGATTCTGAGGGCTTTGCAATCATTGGGCAACACCGTTCTTGTTGTTGAACATGATCCGGATATCATTCTGGCTGCCGATTATGTGGTCGACATGGGACCTCAGGCAGGAGAACTCGGTGGTGAAGTGGTGTTTTCCGGTCCGCTCAGTGATCTGATGGTAGCCCAGGGCACCCTGACCGGTGATTACCTGTCGGGCAAAAAATCGATTCCGCTTCCGGCAAACCGGCGTCCCGCTTCTGCAGAGAAACTGGTGGTGAAAGGTGCCATGCACCACAATCTGAAACGTCTGACCGTTGAAATTCCGCTTCACAATTTTGTGTGTGTGACCGGGGTGAGCGGCTCGGGTAAATCGACACTGGTTCATTCGGTGATCTATGCGGCCCTCAAAAAAGAACGCGGCGGATACAATGAAAAGGTGGGTCGGTTCCAGACCATGACCGGGTCAGAACTGATCCGGCATGTCGAAATGGTGGATCAGTCTCCGATTGGAAAAACACCACGTTCCAATCCCGTTACGTACCTGAAAATTTATGATGACATCCGTCAGCTCTTTGCCGGATTGCCGCAATCAGAATTGAGAAATTACACACCGGGAACGTTCAGCTTCAACGTACCTGGCGGTCGGTGCGAAGCCTGCCAGGGCGATGGCGTGGTGACCATCGAAATGCAGTTTCTGGCCGATATACAGCTGGTTTGTGAAGCCTGTGGCGGCAGCCGGTTTAAAAAGGAAGTGCTCGAAGTGAAACTTGGCGGGAAATCCATCTCGGATATCCTTAAACTGACGGTTTCAGAAGCCATTCGTTTCTTTGGAAAATACCGAAAGATTAAAAACCGTCTTCAGGTACTGGATGATGTGGGACTGGGTTATCTGCGACTCGGACAAAGTGCCACCACCTTGTCGGGCGGTGAAGCACAGCGATTGAAACTGGCCTCCCATCTGGCCGATGAAAAACAGGAATACACCTTGTTTTTCTTTGATGAACCGACCACAGGCCTTCATTTTGACGACATCAGAAAGCTGATTGACTGTTTTCAGCGACTGATTGACCGCGGCCATGGTCTGGTGGTTATTGAACATAATCTGGAAGTCATTAAATGTGCCGACTGGATTATCGATCTGGGTCCCGAGGGCGGAGACGAAGGTGGCAACCTGGTCATTGCAGGAACTCCTGAAACTGTGGCCACTCATCCTGAAAGTCATACCGGACGATTTCTGGGGAAATATCTGAACCGTGAACCCCGGTTTCTCTGA
- the rpsT gene encoding 30S ribosomal protein S20, with product MPSHKSAKKRMRQSAKRNEANRAALGKMRTLIKKVLSTKEKPEAESLLSDTYSVIDKASKNGLIHHNNAARKKASIAGYIKSL from the coding sequence ATGCCCAGTCACAAATCTGCCAAAAAGCGGATGCGCCAGAGTGCAAAACGGAATGAAGCCAATCGCGCTGCACTTGGTAAAATGCGGACTCTTATCAAAAAAGTGTTAAGTACCAAAGAGAAGCCAGAAGCAGAATCGTTGTTGAGTGATACTTACTCTGTCATTGACAAGGCCAGCAAAAACGGCCTGATTCACCACAACAATGCTGCACGTAAGAAAGCCAGCATTGCCGGCTATATTAAAAGCCTCTGA
- a CDS encoding EamA family transporter codes for MFRASGSSVRGLIFVLLAAFFWGISGTAAQFLFSHQIEVMQVVQTRSSFAFVLFAASILLFRRESLRVTPPRLGLLALAGIIGIGFSNYTYYATISVSTVSTAIILQYTAPVLVMVYGILTRTESAGLTKWLALSISLSGCLLAVGTGGADLFSAGPAAIAIGTASAFCFAFMSIIGRRLNADPTSDLWGNLVYTIGFAALFWAVFQPPWQWSDWNLDTTAWLMLIGFSLISVLLPYLFFYLGLTFLPPTTVLIISTAEPVTAMISSWLILGESMSAFQITGASLVLLAILILGLDYRRRPPSQASQT; via the coding sequence ATGTTCCGGGCTTCTGGTTCATCCGTCCGGGGACTGATCTTTGTTTTACTCGCCGCCTTTTTCTGGGGGATCTCAGGAACGGCTGCCCAGTTTCTCTTCAGCCATCAGATTGAAGTCATGCAGGTTGTCCAGACCCGGTCCAGCTTTGCTTTTGTTCTTTTTGCAGCCTCCATCCTTCTTTTCAGACGGGAAAGCCTCCGGGTCACCCCGCCACGACTTGGTTTGCTTGCCCTGGCCGGTATCATTGGTATTGGCTTTTCCAACTACACTTACTATGCCACCATCTCGGTCTCAACCGTATCCACCGCCATTATTCTTCAATACACTGCCCCTGTGCTGGTGATGGTTTATGGTATCCTGACCCGAACCGAATCGGCAGGATTGACCAAATGGCTGGCACTCAGCATCAGCCTTTCCGGCTGTCTGCTTGCGGTGGGAACCGGTGGTGCCGACCTCTTCTCTGCAGGACCTGCTGCCATCGCCATCGGTACGGCCTCGGCCTTTTGCTTTGCATTCATGAGCATCATCGGAAGACGGCTGAATGCTGACCCCACGTCTGATCTGTGGGGGAATCTGGTTTATACCATCGGATTCGCTGCTCTTTTCTGGGCGGTTTTTCAGCCTCCCTGGCAATGGTCAGACTGGAATCTGGATACAACAGCCTGGCTGATGCTGATCGGGTTCAGCCTGATTTCTGTTCTGCTTCCCTATCTCTTTTTCTACCTCGGACTTACCTTTCTGCCTCCCACAACCGTGCTGATTATTTCTACTGCCGAACCCGTAACGGCTATGATCAGTTCCTGGCTGATTCTTGGTGAATCCATGTCTGCATTTCAGATTACCGGTGCCAGTCTGGTTCTGCTGGCCATTCTGATCCTTGGATTGGATTACCGGCGTCGCCCCCCTTCTCAAGCAAGCCAGACCTGA
- a CDS encoding FAD-dependent oxidoreductase translates to MKSTPHQDIVIIGSGIGGLTAGALLARSGRRVLILEKNHLPGGCCSTFTRQEFRFEAGATTLMGFDQFQPLGRLEREIGLQLDKIRLTPPMTVWLDDQPIVRHENLTDWISEASSVFGPEGQDAFWQLCYQVAQDAWEISYSMPYFPPGNLHDWLMLSKPDNWRFLKSFPWVMRSTAQVIRNLGLADNEKFMRFINQQMLIASQAYSADTQFLVGAPVLTYTNSPNYYLSGGLIQLPDQLISIIRENGGAIHYRKEVSKVKRTTSGFELTCTDGSLYQTRKLISNTTIWNMQDLMKGTQTDYFKDLSDRFSFGWGAFILNLGIRDRFPVLDSLHHQLIFKTPLPWLESTSVFLSASHPADESRAPDGYRAISISTHDPHPEVWFSLNPAEYQRRKTDIISAIRDRLSQVLPLGPDDIRVEFSSTAKTFEEWIGRKYGRVGGIPAAGLKTIFRMASPRTPDDHLYLVGDTTFPGQGISAVAQSGINTFLRVISD, encoded by the coding sequence ATGAAATCAACTCCCCATCAGGACATTGTAATTATTGGAAGCGGCATCGGCGGACTGACCGCCGGAGCACTGCTGGCACGATCGGGCAGACGGGTGCTGATTCTCGAAAAAAATCACCTTCCCGGTGGCTGTTGCTCCACCTTCACCAGACAGGAATTCCGGTTCGAAGCCGGTGCCACCACCCTGATGGGATTTGATCAGTTCCAGCCGCTGGGTCGCCTGGAGCGGGAAATCGGTCTTCAACTGGATAAAATCCGGCTGACGCCCCCCATGACGGTCTGGCTGGATGATCAACCCATCGTCCGCCACGAAAACCTGACCGACTGGATCTCAGAGGCCAGCTCGGTATTCGGCCCTGAAGGTCAGGATGCTTTCTGGCAGCTTTGTTACCAGGTGGCTCAGGATGCCTGGGAAATCTCTTACTCGATGCCCTACTTTCCCCCGGGGAACCTTCATGACTGGCTGATGCTCTCAAAACCTGACAACTGGAGGTTTCTGAAGTCTTTCCCCTGGGTCATGAGATCCACCGCACAGGTTATCAGAAATCTGGGACTGGCAGACAATGAGAAGTTCATGCGGTTTATCAATCAGCAAATGCTCATTGCCTCACAAGCCTATTCGGCGGATACCCAGTTTCTGGTCGGTGCCCCGGTTCTGACTTACACCAATTCCCCAAATTACTACCTTTCAGGCGGTCTCATTCAGTTACCCGATCAGCTGATATCCATCATCCGTGAAAATGGAGGTGCCATTCACTACCGTAAAGAGGTCAGCAAGGTGAAACGAACCACTTCCGGCTTTGAACTGACCTGCACGGACGGATCGCTTTACCAGACCAGGAAACTGATTTCTAATACCACCATCTGGAACATGCAGGACCTGATGAAAGGAACGCAAACGGACTATTTCAAAGATCTGAGTGATCGTTTTTCATTCGGATGGGGAGCCTTTATTCTTAATCTGGGAATCAGAGATCGTTTTCCGGTACTGGATTCACTCCATCACCAACTCATTTTCAAGACACCGCTTCCCTGGCTGGAAAGCACCTCGGTTTTTCTTTCTGCCAGTCATCCTGCCGATGAATCAAGGGCCCCGGACGGGTACCGGGCTATCAGCATATCAACTCATGATCCGCATCCCGAGGTGTGGTTTTCGCTCAACCCTGCAGAGTATCAACGGCGCAAAACCGATATCATTTCAGCCATCAGGGACAGACTCAGCCAGGTACTGCCACTCGGTCCGGATGACATCCGGGTGGAGTTCTCGAGTACTGCAAAAACTTTTGAAGAATGGATCGGGAGAAAATACGGACGGGTTGGAGGCATTCCGGCAGCCGGTCTGAAAACCATTTTCAGAATGGCCAGCCCCAGAACACCCGATGATCATTTGTATCTGGTTGGTGACACCACATTTCCCGGCCAGGGAATTTCAGCCGTGGCACAAAGCGGAATCAACACTTTTCTGAGGGTCATCTCGGACTGA
- a CDS encoding GAF domain-containing protein, which yields MKNTLAPAKKAGSTTGFHNGFKPHLHLFDGVGLDESLLAKLQAAFGQDLSVTQIKKLDFRKINTVSDDATISQLFSSVILVDLSVLETVRARISPSMLDKVSVIAVGNAAELHDQFGLEKLISAKAVVDIIEDPVTPASLILSLRKVQTEVINRIEIRKLHDDLDAQASALKKLNDIGIALSSETDIHKLLDLILTISIDITGCDSGSLYILQDKPDVEYDKHNYLKNKVLCFKHTYNYTKSIPFKEFTMEISDKSLSGYTALTGNILNLEDVYFIPEGTPYHFNKSFDDFIKYRTKSMLVVPMLNREKQTIGVIQLINKKRDKAVKLDSEQNITDQVIPFTQKDEELTLSFASQAAVAYENRSLYESIKILFEGFIKASVTAIEARDPTTSGHSERVATLSVGIAEAVNKAKTSLFSGIQFNWKDLQEIKYASLLHDFGKIGVREPVLVKAKKLYEGELELLKSRYLILRQSMKLAYCEQKVRYLLDQSRDKALPLIQQVDAEAASRLKELDDYLEFIIKTNEPTVLESAGFDLLQEIKTRRLDVEGVGELPFLTEHEVRRLSIKKGSLGEDERLEIESHVTHTFNFLKQIPWTNDLRHVPKIAYMHHEKLDGSGYPQKAVSDQIPIQSKIMTISDIFDALTANDRPYKRAVPVEKALDILGYEVKAKKVDETLFNLFVEAKVYSVIEEKPAS from the coding sequence ATGAAAAACACCTTGGCACCAGCTAAAAAAGCCGGTTCCACCACGGGGTTCCACAATGGGTTCAAGCCACATCTTCACCTTTTTGATGGAGTTGGGCTTGATGAGTCGTTACTCGCAAAGTTGCAAGCCGCTTTTGGTCAGGACCTCTCCGTCACACAGATTAAAAAACTGGATTTCAGAAAAATCAACACTGTATCGGATGATGCCACGATCAGCCAGTTGTTCTCCTCGGTCATTCTGGTCGATTTATCCGTCCTTGAAACGGTCCGGGCCAGAATTTCTCCTTCCATGCTCGATAAAGTGTCGGTGATCGCTGTCGGAAATGCTGCTGAATTGCACGACCAGTTTGGTCTTGAGAAACTGATTTCGGCAAAAGCAGTGGTCGATATCATCGAGGATCCCGTTACACCGGCCAGCCTGATTTTATCCCTCCGTAAAGTCCAGACCGAAGTGATTAACCGGATCGAAATCAGAAAACTGCACGACGATCTGGATGCGCAGGCTTCTGCGCTCAAGAAATTGAATGATATCGGGATTGCCTTGTCCTCTGAAACCGATATTCACAAGCTCCTCGATCTGATTCTGACCATTTCCATTGACATCACCGGTTGCGATTCAGGGTCACTCTACATCCTTCAGGATAAGCCGGATGTGGAATATGATAAACATAACTATCTGAAAAATAAGGTTTTATGCTTTAAGCATACCTATAATTATACCAAGTCGATTCCCTTCAAAGAGTTCACAATGGAAATCTCCGACAAGAGCTTGTCGGGATACACCGCCCTGACCGGCAACATTCTGAACCTGGAGGATGTGTATTTTATTCCGGAAGGCACTCCATACCACTTTAACAAAAGCTTCGATGATTTCATCAAGTACCGGACCAAATCGATGCTGGTGGTCCCGATGCTTAACCGCGAGAAACAAACGATCGGTGTTATTCAGCTGATCAATAAGAAGCGGGACAAGGCAGTCAAACTGGACAGTGAACAAAATATCACCGATCAGGTCATTCCCTTTACGCAAAAGGATGAAGAACTGACTCTGTCATTTGCCTCTCAGGCTGCTGTGGCTTATGAAAACCGGAGCTTGTATGAATCTATCAAAATTCTGTTCGAAGGATTCATTAAAGCCAGCGTGACTGCCATCGAGGCCCGGGATCCAACCACTTCGGGTCACTCCGAGCGGGTGGCAACGTTGTCGGTTGGTATTGCTGAAGCCGTGAATAAAGCAAAAACATCGCTGTTCAGCGGTATCCAGTTTAACTGGAAAGATCTTCAGGAAATCAAATATGCCTCCCTGTTGCACGATTTCGGGAAAATTGGTGTCAGGGAACCCGTTCTGGTCAAAGCAAAGAAATTATATGAAGGAGAGCTGGAGTTACTGAAAAGCCGGTACCTCATACTCCGTCAATCCATGAAACTGGCTTATTGTGAACAGAAGGTCCGGTATTTGCTCGACCAGTCGAGGGACAAGGCGTTACCGCTGATTCAGCAGGTTGATGCCGAAGCCGCCTCGCGTCTGAAGGAACTGGATGATTACCTCGAGTTCATTATAAAAACAAATGAACCCACCGTACTGGAATCGGCTGGTTTCGATCTGCTACAGGAAATCAAAACACGGCGCCTCGATGTGGAAGGTGTGGGTGAGCTTCCCTTCCTGACCGAACATGAAGTCAGACGACTGTCCATCAAAAAGGGCTCTTTAGGAGAAGATGAGCGACTTGAAATTGAAAGCCACGTGACCCACACGTTTAATTTCCTTAAACAGATACCGTGGACCAATGATCTGAGGCATGTTCCGAAGATTGCCTACATGCACCATGAAAAACTCGATGGCTCCGGTTATCCGCAAAAGGCGGTTTCTGACCAGATCCCCATTCAGTCAAAAATCATGACCATCTCGGATATTTTTGATGCGCTGACCGCCAATGACCGTCCTTATAAACGGGCGGTTCCGGTTGAGAAAGCGTTGGATATTCTGGGTTATGAAGTCAAGGCGAAAAAAGTGGATGAAACGCTTTTCAACCTGTTTGTCGAAGCAAAGGTGTATTCGGTCATTGAAGAAAAGCCCGCTTCCTGA
- a CDS encoding SAM-dependent methyltransferase, producing METALYLLPNRLSESGQSPWLDHQGLRELVTGLDGLFIESERGAGRFLHALGVSRHIRNYPVWFLPDLLKPDRLQQAIASVKQGERWGVVSDAGYPGVADPGAEIVRMAHIQSWKVVPFPGPSSIILSLAATGLNGQRFLFQGYLTRKSTDRIPVLQALERESAARNLTQIFIEAPHRNQDMLSDCLRGLQPETWLGIATDLTGQNESIRSRQIHDWKKAQWKADDSLPAIFLIQARPES from the coding sequence ATGGAAACCGCTCTCTATCTGCTCCCAAACCGCCTGTCGGAAAGCGGGCAATCTCCGTGGCTCGACCACCAGGGACTCCGTGAACTGGTCACCGGCCTGGACGGACTGTTTATAGAGTCTGAACGGGGTGCCGGTCGGTTTTTGCATGCATTGGGCGTGTCGCGTCATATCAGGAACTACCCGGTCTGGTTCCTGCCTGATCTTTTAAAACCAGATCGGCTGCAACAGGCGATTGCCTCGGTAAAACAAGGCGAACGATGGGGCGTGGTGTCCGATGCCGGGTATCCGGGAGTGGCTGACCCCGGCGCAGAAATTGTCAGAATGGCGCATATTCAGAGTTGGAAAGTGGTTCCCTTTCCGGGTCCATCTTCTATCATTCTGTCACTGGCTGCCACCGGATTAAATGGTCAGCGATTTCTCTTTCAGGGATACCTGACCCGCAAGAGCACGGACCGGATTCCGGTCTTGCAGGCACTGGAACGCGAATCGGCTGCAAGAAACCTGACCCAGATTTTTATCGAAGCTCCTCATCGGAACCAGGATATGCTGTCCGACTGCCTCAGAGGCTTGCAGCCAGAGACCTGGCTGGGCATTGCAACCGATCTGACCGGACAGAACGAATCGATCCGGAGCAGGCAGATCCATGACTGGAAAAAGGCCCAATGGAAAGCAGATGACAGTCTTCCTGCGATTTTCCTGATACAGGCACGGCCGGAATCATAA
- a CDS encoding flavin reductase, whose translation MPHPHETPTLADLKESVYSLSYGVYLITVGNGPIRSGMTVVWACQLSKDPIRIGIGITPDSVTAGQLTAVRQFCIQVLTAGQEPIAYRFGSSSLSQDEKFGTDQWEVTPAGHPLLPGTLAWMDAEVETITDLGTHLWVTASVVNGKKRNGSPLIYHNGQIKTFPGL comes from the coding sequence ATGCCACATCCACACGAGACACCCACCCTGGCTGACCTGAAGGAATCGGTCTACTCACTTTCCTACGGAGTCTATCTGATCACCGTGGGCAACGGACCCATCCGATCGGGAATGACCGTCGTTTGGGCGTGCCAGCTTTCCAAAGATCCGATCCGCATCGGAATCGGAATCACCCCCGATTCTGTCACGGCCGGGCAACTAACCGCTGTCAGACAATTCTGCATTCAGGTTCTCACGGCCGGACAGGAACCGATTGCCTACCGGTTCGGGTCCTCTTCCCTTTCTCAGGATGAAAAATTCGGCACGGACCAATGGGAGGTCACCCCTGCCGGTCATCCTCTCCTGCCTGGCACCCTCGCCTGGATGGATGCCGAGGTGGAAACCATCACCGACCTGGGTACACATCTCTGGGTGACCGCCAGTGTGGTGAATGGAAAAAAGCGCAATGGATCCCCCCTGATTTATCACAATGGACAGATTAAGACCTTTCCGGGTCTCTAA
- a CDS encoding CPXCG motif-containing cysteine-rich protein: protein MFEESLTYVCQFCGSVNNIDIDELDAYHQEFYEGCEICDHMNLIIIDKDDYTKTYHLAVYGDYD from the coding sequence ATGTTCGAAGAATCACTAACCTACGTTTGCCAGTTTTGCGGCAGTGTCAATAACATTGACATCGACGAGCTGGATGCCTACCATCAGGAGTTTTATGAAGGTTGCGAAATTTGCGACCACATGAACCTGATCATCATCGACAAAGATGACTATACAAAAACGTATCACCTGGCAGTTTATGGTGATTACGACTGA
- a CDS encoding HAD-IIA family hydrolase: MPKLSWIADIRHFIFDLDGTLILGNQVLPFARECLTRIRQTGRQFTIVTNNSSRSIDNYYRFLNHLGFPVQPGEIHTSGKATAHYLSQVKPEASVYLMGTRALVEDFSQFGIVCVNELDAEPIDFVVLAFDQELSYRRIVEASQLIRQGIPFIATHADINIPTDRGLLPDCGAMISLFETATGVSPKVIGKPNPEMIRPILQEYQLNPDQVVIIGDRLYTDIEMGTRSGIRTIWVQTGDTKPSQNPKVTGTPTVTLPNLGPLWNQLSQIG, from the coding sequence ATGCCAAAACTTTCCTGGATTGCCGATATCCGTCATTTCATTTTTGATCTGGATGGAACCCTGATTCTTGGGAATCAGGTTCTTCCCTTCGCCCGGGAATGTCTGACAAGAATCCGTCAGACCGGCCGTCAGTTTACCATCGTCACCAATAATTCCTCCCGGTCCATCGACAATTATTACCGGTTCCTGAATCACCTCGGGTTTCCGGTGCAGCCGGGTGAAATACACACCTCGGGTAAGGCCACCGCCCATTACCTGAGCCAGGTAAAACCAGAAGCATCGGTTTATCTGATGGGGACACGGGCGCTGGTTGAAGATTTCAGCCAGTTTGGAATCGTCTGTGTGAATGAACTGGATGCCGAACCCATTGATTTTGTGGTACTGGCTTTTGATCAGGAACTGTCTTACCGGCGTATTGTGGAAGCCAGTCAGCTGATCCGGCAGGGAATACCGTTCATCGCCACCCATGCCGATATCAACATTCCGACCGACCGGGGTTTGCTGCCCGATTGCGGTGCCATGATCTCCCTGTTCGAAACCGCCACCGGGGTCAGTCCCAAGGTGATCGGAAAACCCAATCCCGAAATGATCAGGCCAATCCTTCAGGAGTATCAGCTGAACCCCGATCAGGTGGTGATCATCGGCGACCGGCTATACACCGATATCGAGATGGGCACCCGCAGCGGAATCAGAACCATCTGGGTGCAAACCGGCGATACCAAGCCAAGTCAGAATCCGAAAGTGACAGGTACTCCCACCGTTACCCTTCCGAATCTGGGTCCGTTGTGGAATCAGCTCAGCCAGATTGGTTAA